The following coding sequences are from one Mus pahari chromosome X, PAHARI_EIJ_v1.1, whole genome shotgun sequence window:
- the LOC110314130 gene encoding odorant-binding protein 1a-like, translating into MVKFLLLALAFGLAHAEFEGAWETVAIAADRVDKIEPSGELRLFCRSLDCEDGCKILKVTFYVLENGQCSLTTVTGYLQEDGKTYKTQFQGDNHYELVKETPENLVFYSENVDRAGRTTKLIFVLGHKPLSSEQNERLVSYAKSSHIPPENIRDVLGADTCPK; encoded by the exons ATGGTAAAATTTCTGCTGCTTGCTTTAGCATTTGGACTGGCACATGCTGAG TTCGAAGGAGCATGGGAAACTGTTGCTATTGCTGCTGATAGAGTAGACAAGATAGAACCAAGTGGAGAACTGAGACTCTTTTGTCGTAGCCTTGACTGTGAAGATGGATGCAAGATATTGAAAGTCACATTTTATGTCCT TGAAAATGGACAGTGCTCATTGACCACAGTCACTGGGTATTTGCAAGAAGATGGCAAGACCTACAAAACTCAGT TTCAAGGGGATAATCATTATGAACTTGTGAAGGAGACACCTGAGAACTTAGTATTTTACAGTGAGAATGTGGACAGAGCTGGCCGGACAACAAAATTGATATTTGTTCTTG GCCATAAACCTTTATCttcagaacaaaatgaaagactTGTGAGCTATGCTAAGTCAAGCCACATTCCTCCTGAAAACATTCGAGATGTCCTGGGTGCAG ATACCTGTCCTAAGTAA